One Cellulosimicrobium protaetiae genomic region harbors:
- a CDS encoding dipeptidase, whose product MTNSPEPTADPALATTLRETVARLFPALRADLEALVRVPSVSNAAFDQAHVAASADAVAALLRAAGLPEVQVLRARAADGTEGAPAVVARRPAPDGAPTVLLYAHHDVQPPGDAAAWETDPFEPTERDGRLYGRGAADDKAGVVAHLGALRALSELGDLPVGVTVFVEGEEEVGSPSFLPFLTQYRDLLAADVIVVADSQNWKVGVPALTTSLRGLVDCEVEVAVLGHAVHSGMYGGPVLDAVTLLARLIATLHDDAGNVAVDGLVVGVEPSVDYAEADFRADTSLLDGTVLAGEGSIVGRLWTKPAIAVIGLDAPSVAHASNTITPRATAKLSVRLAPGQDPAAAMAALRTHMESNAPFGAHVTVRDGEQGKPFLAPGDSEAMRAARWAFATSWGTDPVDIGVGGSIPFIADLLEVFPDAAILVTGVEDPDSRAHGANESVHLGELEKVVLAEALLLARLGGAVA is encoded by the coding sequence GTGACGAACTCACCCGAACCCACCGCAGATCCCGCTCTCGCGACCACGCTCCGCGAGACCGTCGCCCGCCTGTTCCCCGCGCTGCGCGCGGACCTCGAGGCCCTCGTGCGCGTGCCGAGCGTCTCGAACGCCGCGTTCGACCAGGCGCACGTCGCGGCGAGCGCCGACGCCGTCGCCGCGCTCCTGCGCGCGGCGGGCCTGCCCGAGGTGCAGGTGCTGCGGGCCCGGGCCGCCGACGGCACCGAGGGGGCGCCTGCCGTCGTCGCGCGCCGCCCCGCGCCCGACGGCGCGCCCACCGTCCTGCTCTACGCCCACCACGACGTGCAGCCCCCGGGCGATGCCGCCGCGTGGGAGACCGACCCGTTCGAGCCGACCGAGCGCGACGGCCGCCTCTACGGCCGCGGTGCGGCCGACGACAAGGCGGGCGTGGTCGCGCACCTGGGCGCCCTGCGCGCACTGTCCGAGCTGGGCGACCTGCCGGTCGGCGTGACCGTGTTCGTCGAGGGCGAGGAGGAGGTCGGCTCGCCCTCGTTCCTGCCGTTCCTCACGCAGTACCGCGACCTGCTCGCGGCCGACGTCATCGTCGTCGCGGACTCGCAGAACTGGAAGGTCGGGGTCCCGGCGCTCACGACGTCCCTGCGCGGCCTCGTGGACTGCGAGGTCGAGGTCGCCGTGCTCGGCCACGCGGTGCACTCGGGCATGTACGGCGGGCCGGTGCTCGACGCCGTGACGCTCCTCGCCCGCCTGATCGCGACGCTGCACGACGACGCGGGCAACGTCGCGGTCGACGGTCTCGTGGTCGGGGTCGAGCCGTCGGTGGACTACGCCGAGGCGGACTTCCGTGCGGACACCTCGCTGCTCGACGGGACGGTGCTCGCGGGCGAGGGCAGCATCGTGGGCCGCCTGTGGACCAAGCCCGCGATCGCGGTCATCGGCCTGGACGCGCCGAGCGTCGCGCACGCGTCGAACACGATCACCCCGCGCGCGACCGCGAAGCTCTCCGTCCGCCTGGCCCCGGGGCAGGACCCGGCGGCGGCGATGGCGGCGCTGCGCACGCACATGGAGTCGAACGCCCCCTTCGGGGCGCACGTCACGGTGCGCGACGGCGAGCAGGGCAAGCCGTTCCTCGCGCCCGGCGACTCCGAGGCCATGCGGGCCGCGCGCTGGGCGTTCGCGACGTCGTGGGGCACGGACCCCGTCGACATCGGCGTGGGCGGGTCGATCCCGTTCATCGCCGACCTGCTCGAGGTGTTCCCCGATGCGGCGATCCTCGTGACGGGCGTCGAGGACCCCGACTCGCGCGCCCACGGAGCGAACGAGTCGGTGCACCTCGGCGAGCTCGAGAAGGTCGTGCTCGCCGAGGCGCTCCTGCTCGCCCGGCTCGGCGGCGCGGTCGCCTGA
- a CDS encoding cysteine desulfurase family protein, translated as MTHTTPDRRARLDNGGRAPWHPLAREAFDRALDDGWADPRRLHAEGRRAAALLDGAREAVAAALGARTEEVVFTANHTASLHTGVAALAGGRSRVGRRVVVGAVERAAVLHAAEHGGLEREVVGVDRVGRVDAAAMSDAVARPGVALAALQLANGEVGTRQPVGAVHEVARASGVPLLVDAGASVGHDEIPQAWDALAADPADWGGGPGVGVLAIRSRVRRRSPFPEDADPWSPGGVSVPAAFAAAVALQAVLADREAEDARRRALVDRVRTRVAQIPDVEVVGDPVDRLPHVVTFSFLYVDGEALLTDLDREGIAVGSGSACTSSTLEPSHVLAAMGVLTHGNVRVALDRSTSEADVDRLLAALPGAVARVRATLGVQGL; from the coding sequence GTGACACACACCACCCCCGATCGCCGGGCCCGCCTCGACAACGGCGGGCGGGCGCCCTGGCACCCGCTCGCGCGCGAGGCCTTCGACCGCGCGCTCGACGACGGCTGGGCCGACCCGCGCCGTCTGCACGCCGAGGGTCGCCGCGCCGCCGCGCTGCTCGACGGTGCCCGCGAGGCCGTCGCCGCCGCGCTCGGCGCGCGGACGGAAGAGGTGGTCTTCACCGCGAACCACACGGCGTCCCTGCACACCGGGGTCGCGGCGCTCGCCGGCGGCCGGTCGCGCGTGGGACGACGTGTCGTGGTCGGCGCGGTCGAGCGCGCCGCGGTCCTGCACGCCGCCGAGCACGGCGGGCTCGAGCGCGAGGTCGTCGGCGTGGACCGCGTCGGTCGGGTCGACGCCGCGGCGATGTCCGACGCCGTCGCCCGCCCGGGCGTCGCGCTCGCAGCCCTCCAGCTCGCCAACGGCGAGGTGGGCACGCGCCAGCCGGTCGGAGCCGTGCACGAGGTGGCGCGCGCCTCGGGTGTCCCCCTGCTCGTCGACGCGGGGGCGAGCGTGGGCCACGACGAGATCCCGCAGGCGTGGGACGCGCTGGCCGCCGACCCTGCCGACTGGGGCGGAGGTCCCGGCGTCGGGGTCCTGGCGATCCGGTCTCGCGTACGACGGCGCAGCCCGTTCCCCGAGGACGCCGACCCGTGGTCCCCCGGCGGGGTGTCCGTGCCCGCGGCGTTCGCGGCCGCCGTCGCTCTCCAGGCGGTGCTGGCGGACCGCGAGGCCGAGGACGCGCGGCGGCGCGCGCTCGTCGACCGGGTCCGCACGCGTGTCGCCCAGATCCCCGACGTCGAGGTGGTGGGCGACCCGGTCGACCGCCTGCCGCACGTGGTGACGTTCTCGTTCCTCTACGTGGACGGGGAGGCGCTGCTGACCGACCTCGACCGCGAGGGGATCGCCGTCGGCTCGGGCTCGGCCTGCACGTCGAGCACGCTCGAGCCGTCGCACGTGCTGGCCGCGATGGGCGTCCTCACGCACGGCAACGTGCGCGTCGCGCTCGACCGCTCCACGAGCGAGGCGGACGTCGACCGCCTGCTCGCCGCGCTGCCCGGGGCCGTCGCCCGCGTGCGCGCCACGCTGGGGGTGCAGGGCCTGTGA
- a CDS encoding sulfurtransferase TusA family protein codes for MTDEAPEVVDARGLRCPLPVIRLAAAARDRQPGTRLTVWSTDPAARLDVPAWARMRGHAVVDEEPLPRTENADAWAITVELGP; via the coding sequence GTGACGGACGAGGCCCCCGAGGTGGTCGACGCGCGCGGGCTGCGCTGCCCCCTCCCGGTGATCCGGCTCGCCGCGGCGGCACGCGACCGGCAGCCCGGGACGCGCCTGACCGTGTGGTCGACCGATCCCGCGGCGCGCCTCGACGTCCCGGCCTGGGCGCGGATGCGCGGTCACGCGGTGGTCGACGAGGAGCCGCTCCCCCGCACCGAGAACGCCGACGCCTGGGCCATCACGGTCGAGCTCGGCCCCTGA
- a CDS encoding acyl-CoA thioesterase — protein MTRQIQLLVASTLPRKAVPGRGVLEPSVTRMRVRPGDLDFYLHVNNGVYLQMMDVARSNFIADLGGFPLLKEKGWYPVVAASTMKYRRSLQLGDRFEIATRVLGWDERVVYLEQVFSRGGDLCARGLVAGRFLARGSGDRIAAPDVVGLLGGDVTSPELPDDVARWSRAVDVAHRG, from the coding sequence GTGACCCGCCAGATCCAGCTCCTCGTCGCCAGCACGCTGCCGCGCAAGGCCGTGCCGGGCCGCGGCGTCCTCGAGCCGTCCGTCACCCGCATGCGCGTGCGCCCGGGCGACCTCGACTTCTACCTGCACGTCAACAACGGCGTGTACCTGCAGATGATGGACGTCGCGCGCAGCAACTTCATCGCCGACCTCGGCGGGTTCCCCCTGCTCAAGGAGAAGGGCTGGTACCCGGTCGTCGCGGCGTCGACCATGAAGTACCGCCGCTCCCTGCAGCTCGGGGACCGCTTCGAGATCGCGACGCGCGTCCTCGGGTGGGACGAGCGCGTCGTCTACCTCGAGCAGGTGTTCTCGCGCGGCGGCGACCTGTGCGCGCGCGGCCTCGTCGCGGGCCGGTTCCTCGCGCGCGGGTCCGGCGACCGGATCGCCGCGCCCGACGTCGTCGGCCTCCTCGGGGGCGACGTCACCTCCCCCGAGCTCCCGGACGACGTCGCCCGGTGGTCCCGGGCCGTGGACGTCGCGCACCGCGGCTGA
- a CDS encoding glycerate kinase: MRVLLTGSAVPPVPDGAWPAGETSSPPAPAGPTLDDVAGWWASHATVETVALAASGPAFLDAVAPVAPEVLAGVVPGPGGGDVPVAVRRRTPGGDGAGTRRTVYLDTSQVPATGAVEVLELVAGRVAVPARSSTAVGHLLALAADAARGPGGAPGRVVLATGGSTSHDGGLGALLALAGAPERAGGLPTAVPADVVRAARAALGGTDLVAAVAADVPLLGLHGASAALDARSVDPAVAQHLERALGAVAHDVASAVDRVTADDSGPRGALAGRDLLAASTAGRRLAGLPGSGSGGGLAHAVVALGGRLVPALRVVADDLGLDARLAGADVVVVLADELGAHELGDGTVHEVASRAAQHALPVVVVARAVVAGRREQAAAGLSGAYAWGDGDARALVERVARTWSRG, encoded by the coding sequence ATGCGCGTGCTGCTCACCGGGTCCGCCGTCCCGCCCGTGCCCGACGGCGCATGGCCGGCCGGCGAGACCTCGTCGCCACCCGCCCCCGCCGGTCCGACGCTCGACGACGTCGCGGGTTGGTGGGCGTCGCACGCCACGGTCGAGACCGTGGCGCTCGCGGCGTCCGGGCCGGCGTTCCTCGACGCGGTCGCGCCCGTCGCGCCGGAGGTCCTCGCCGGGGTGGTCCCGGGGCCGGGCGGGGGCGACGTCCCGGTCGCGGTCCGCCGTCGGACGCCGGGCGGCGACGGCGCCGGCACGCGCCGGACCGTCTACCTCGACACCTCCCAGGTGCCCGCGACCGGCGCGGTCGAGGTCCTCGAGCTCGTCGCAGGGCGCGTGGCCGTTCCCGCGCGGTCCTCGACCGCCGTCGGGCACCTCCTGGCGCTCGCGGCCGACGCCGCGCGCGGACCGGGCGGGGCGCCCGGGCGCGTCGTCCTCGCCACCGGTGGGAGCACGAGCCACGACGGCGGGCTCGGCGCGCTCCTGGCGCTCGCCGGGGCGCCGGAGCGCGCCGGAGGCCTCCCGACCGCCGTCCCGGCCGACGTCGTGCGGGCCGCGCGGGCCGCGCTGGGCGGCACCGACCTCGTCGCAGCCGTCGCGGCCGACGTCCCGCTCCTGGGGTTGCACGGGGCGAGCGCGGCGCTCGACGCCCGCAGTGTGGACCCTGCGGTGGCCCAGCACCTCGAGCGCGCGCTCGGCGCGGTCGCGCACGACGTGGCGTCCGCCGTCGACCGCGTGACGGCGGACGACAGCGGCCCCAGGGGTGCGCTCGCCGGACGGGACCTCCTCGCCGCGTCGACGGCGGGCCGTCGCCTGGCGGGTCTGCCGGGGTCCGGCAGCGGGGGCGGGCTCGCCCACGCCGTCGTGGCCCTGGGCGGGCGGCTCGTGCCCGCGCTGCGCGTCGTCGCCGACGACCTGGGCCTCGACGCTCGCCTCGCGGGCGCGGACGTCGTCGTCGTGCTCGCGGACGAGCTCGGGGCGCACGAGCTGGGGGACGGGACGGTGCACGAGGTCGCCTCCCGCGCCGCCCAGCACGCGCTCCCCGTCGTCGTGGTGGCGCGCGCGGTCGTCGCCGGGCGGCGCGAGCAGGCCGCCGCGGGACTCAGCGGCGCGTACGCGTGGGGCGACGGTGATGCGCGCGCCCTCGTGGAGCGCGTCGCGCGCACATGGTCGCGCGGCTGA
- a CDS encoding TetR/AcrR family transcriptional regulator — MSSAPGTAAPGGGGRPRDPQIDRAVLDATSELLDSGGYAELTLEKVARRAGTTRPAIYRRWAGRAPLALAAVAARLSVPEAPDTGCTLCDLGESLGVFLAAYRATRPDVLAALYAECAPDPALRERYLAVVVEPSRRAVAATLAHAATRGDLREDVDQNQVVDLFASLVQYRALFGDAHLSDEEAEGAIELVLRGLAVDYDALLARSAALELEHRGGPDAPHVHLPT, encoded by the coding sequence ATGTCCAGCGCTCCCGGCACCGCAGCCCCTGGCGGTGGCGGCCGGCCGCGCGACCCCCAGATCGACCGCGCCGTGCTCGACGCGACCTCCGAGCTCCTGGACTCCGGGGGGTACGCGGAGCTGACGCTGGAGAAGGTCGCGCGCCGCGCCGGGACGACGAGGCCGGCGATCTACCGTCGCTGGGCCGGTCGCGCGCCCCTGGCTCTCGCCGCGGTCGCGGCCCGGCTGAGCGTCCCCGAGGCGCCGGACACCGGCTGCACGCTGTGCGACCTGGGCGAGAGCCTCGGCGTCTTCCTCGCCGCCTACCGCGCGACCCGGCCGGACGTGCTCGCGGCGCTGTACGCCGAGTGCGCGCCCGACCCGGCGCTGCGCGAGCGCTACCTCGCCGTGGTGGTCGAGCCGTCACGCCGGGCCGTGGCGGCGACCCTCGCCCACGCCGCGACGCGCGGCGACCTGCGCGAGGACGTCGACCAGAACCAGGTCGTCGACCTGTTCGCGTCGTTGGTGCAGTACCGCGCGCTGTTCGGCGACGCGCACCTGAGCGACGAGGAGGCGGAGGGCGCGATCGAGCTCGTCCTGCGAGGCCTCGCCGTCGACTACGACGCGCTCCTCGCACGCAGCGCGGCGCTCGAGCTGGAGCACCGGGGCGGGCCGGACGCCCCGCACGTCCACCTGCCGACCTGA
- the coxB gene encoding cytochrome c oxidase subunit II, translating into MHSQPPSRTRRTILRATALAVAVAAVASGCASDTVQRGFLPGYEDGEVTNQTARITSLWTGSWIAALIVGVITWGLMLWCVAAYRKRKDDHRLPVQTRYHLPLEIMYTAVPIIMVLVLFFYTDRDMSAIQDKDVESDLTVQVIGKQWSWDFNYVDDDVYETGQHLADVGDTMTEDATIDGAPGTAAELPTLYLPVGESVRFVLDSRDVIHSFWIPAFLYKQDMIPHRTNEFVVTPEREGVYAGKCAELCGEHHSGMLFNVEVVDRAEYDAQMEALREKGQEGQIPVEGFSRLQDPNPVTASTEGEH; encoded by the coding sequence TTGCACTCGCAACCCCCTAGCCGCACACGGCGCACCATCCTGCGGGCGACGGCCCTCGCCGTCGCCGTCGCTGCGGTGGCGTCCGGCTGCGCCAGCGACACGGTCCAGCGCGGGTTCCTGCCCGGTTACGAGGACGGGGAGGTGACCAACCAGACCGCCCGGATCACGTCGCTGTGGACCGGCTCGTGGATCGCCGCGCTCATCGTCGGCGTCATCACGTGGGGCCTCATGCTGTGGTGCGTCGCCGCCTACCGCAAGCGCAAGGACGACCACCGGCTCCCGGTCCAGACGCGGTACCACCTGCCGCTCGAGATCATGTACACGGCCGTGCCGATCATCATGGTCCTCGTCCTGTTCTTCTACACGGACCGCGACATGAGCGCGATCCAGGACAAGGACGTCGAGTCCGACCTGACCGTCCAGGTCATCGGCAAGCAGTGGAGCTGGGACTTCAACTACGTGGACGACGACGTCTACGAGACCGGTCAGCACCTGGCCGACGTCGGCGACACGATGACCGAGGACGCGACGATCGACGGCGCCCCCGGCACCGCCGCGGAGCTGCCGACGCTCTACCTGCCCGTCGGTGAGTCCGTGCGGTTCGTCCTCGACTCGCGCGACGTCATCCACTCGTTCTGGATCCCGGCGTTCCTCTACAAGCAGGACATGATCCCGCACCGCACCAACGAGTTCGTCGTCACCCCGGAGCGCGAGGGCGTCTACGCCGGCAAGTGCGCCGAGCTGTGCGGCGAGCACCACTCCGGGATGCTCTTCAACGTCGAGGTCGTCGACCGCGCGGAGTACGACGCGCAGATGGAGGCGCTCCGCGAGAAGGGCCAGGAGGGCCAGATCCCGGTCGAAGGGTTCAGCCGCCTCCAGGACCCGAACCCCGTCACTGCTAGCACGGAGGGTGAGCACTGA
- a CDS encoding DJ-1/PfpI family protein yields MSTGNGMNVGIFVFDEAEELDVAGPFEVLSAWAEHSALKPHVSTFSWDGGGVRLAKGLRLLPDRSADDVGPLHLLVYPGGWGTRSLLADRVHLEWLRAVRAQTPVIASVCTGSLVLAAAGLLAGRPATTHWEHYDELAEIDPSVVVDTEARFVDDGDVVTSAGVSAGIDMALHLVARLESDEVARAVRRAIQYDPDPPV; encoded by the coding sequence ATGAGCACCGGGAACGGGATGAACGTCGGGATCTTCGTCTTCGACGAGGCGGAGGAGCTCGATGTCGCCGGTCCGTTCGAAGTGCTGTCCGCCTGGGCCGAGCACTCGGCGCTCAAGCCGCACGTGTCCACGTTCTCGTGGGACGGCGGTGGCGTGCGCCTCGCCAAGGGGCTGCGCCTGCTCCCGGACCGTTCGGCGGACGACGTCGGCCCCCTGCACCTGCTCGTCTACCCGGGCGGGTGGGGAACCCGCTCCCTGCTCGCGGACCGCGTGCACCTCGAGTGGCTGCGCGCGGTGCGCGCCCAGACCCCGGTCATCGCGAGCGTGTGCACGGGCTCGCTCGTGCTCGCCGCGGCGGGGCTGCTCGCGGGTCGGCCCGCGACGACGCACTGGGAGCACTACGACGAGCTGGCGGAGATCGACCCGAGTGTCGTGGTCGACACCGAGGCGCGGTTCGTCGACGACGGCGACGTCGTCACGTCCGCGGGCGTGTCCGCGGGGATCGACATGGCGCTGCACCTCGTCGCGCGCCTGGAGAGCGACGAGGTCGCGCGCGCGGTGCGGCGAGCGATCCAGTACGACCCCGACCCGCCGGTCTGA
- the nadA gene encoding quinolinate synthase NadA: MSGPNTSRQGGFAEPSPSALLLLGQGRDLASERGVECVGELPAPSDPDLVERARVARAALGERAFVLGHHYQRDEVIDFADVTGDSFKLAREAAARPEAEFILFCGVHFMAESADILTSDAQQVVLPDLAAGCSMADMAAIDQVEDAWDVLEEVGIADSTIPVTYMNSSAAIKAFTGRHGGTVCTSSNAEVALRWAFDQVGGVDGTGKVLFLPDQHLGRNTAVLKLAMSLDDCVVFDPRKPNGGLTDAELRDARMILWRGHCSVHGRFSAKNVSDMRAAVPDVNVLVHPECKNEVVTAADFVGSTEYIIKMLDAAEPGSSWAIGTELNLVRRVARAHPDKQVHYLDSTVCFCSTMNRIDLPHLVWAMESLAAGRVVNRIVVDADDAHWARVALDQMLALPGI, translated from the coding sequence GTGAGCGGGCCGAACACCTCGCGCCAGGGCGGGTTCGCCGAACCCAGCCCTTCCGCCCTGCTCCTGCTGGGTCAGGGCCGTGACCTCGCGTCCGAGCGCGGGGTCGAGTGCGTGGGCGAGCTGCCCGCGCCGAGCGACCCGGACCTCGTGGAGCGCGCCCGGGTGGCGCGCGCCGCGCTGGGCGAGCGCGCGTTCGTCCTGGGCCACCACTACCAGCGCGACGAGGTCATCGACTTCGCCGACGTGACGGGCGACTCGTTCAAGCTCGCGCGCGAGGCCGCGGCGCGGCCCGAGGCCGAGTTCATCCTGTTCTGCGGCGTGCACTTCATGGCGGAGAGCGCGGACATCCTCACGTCCGACGCGCAGCAGGTCGTGCTGCCGGACCTCGCGGCCGGCTGCTCGATGGCCGACATGGCCGCGATCGACCAGGTCGAGGACGCGTGGGACGTGCTCGAGGAGGTCGGCATCGCCGACTCCACGATCCCCGTCACGTACATGAACTCCTCGGCCGCGATCAAGGCGTTCACGGGTCGTCACGGCGGCACGGTGTGCACGTCGTCCAACGCGGAGGTCGCGCTGCGCTGGGCGTTCGACCAGGTGGGCGGCGTGGACGGCACGGGCAAGGTGCTGTTCCTGCCGGACCAGCACCTCGGCCGCAACACCGCGGTCCTCAAACTCGCGATGTCGCTCGACGACTGCGTCGTGTTCGACCCGCGCAAGCCGAACGGCGGCCTCACGGACGCCGAGCTGCGCGACGCGCGCATGATCCTGTGGCGCGGGCACTGCTCGGTGCACGGGCGGTTCTCCGCGAAGAACGTGAGCGACATGCGCGCCGCGGTGCCGGACGTCAACGTGCTCGTGCACCCGGAGTGCAAGAACGAGGTCGTGACGGCGGCGGACTTCGTCGGGTCGACGGAGTACATCATCAAGATGCTCGACGCCGCCGAGCCGGGCTCGTCGTGGGCGATCGGGACGGAGCTCAACCTGGTGCGTCGCGTCGCGCGCGCCCACCCGGACAAGCAGGTGCACTACCTCGACTCCACGGTGTGCTTCTGCTCGACGATGAACCGGATCGACCTGCCGCACCTGGTCTGGGCCATGGAGTCGCTCGCCGCGGGCCGCGTGGTCAACCGGATCGTCGTGGACGCCGACGACGCGCACTGGGCGCGCGTCGCGCTCGACCAGATGCTCGCCCTGCCGGGCATCTAG
- the erpA gene encoding iron-sulfur cluster insertion protein ErpA — translation MSETTDIATHGVNLTDGAADKVRTLLEQEGRDDLRLRVAVQPGGCSGLIYQLYFDERVLDGDALRDYDGVEVVVDKMSVPYLEGATIDFADTIEKQGFTIDNPNAGSACACGGSFS, via the coding sequence ATGAGCGAGACCACCGACATTGCCACGCACGGCGTCAACCTGACCGACGGGGCCGCGGACAAGGTCCGCACCCTCCTCGAGCAGGAGGGTCGCGACGACCTGCGCCTGCGCGTCGCGGTGCAGCCCGGCGGCTGCTCCGGCCTGATCTACCAGCTCTACTTCGACGAGCGCGTGCTCGACGGCGACGCGCTGCGCGACTACGACGGCGTCGAGGTCGTGGTCGACAAGATGAGCGTCCCCTACCTCGAGGGCGCGACGATCGACTTCGCGGACACGATCGAGAAGCAGGGCTTCACGATCGACAACCCCAACGCGGGCAGCGCCTGCGCCTGCGGCGGCTCCTTCAGCTGA
- a CDS encoding DUF3817 domain-containing protein: MTTTSPAPRPTATADTGSTPAHPWQVRAFRAVAIAEAFSWAGLLVGMYLKWVAGTTERGVEIFGPIHGALVIVYVVLAVLVAVRVRWSLWTTFLALAATVPPFCTVVFDVWAHRTGRYAATARRSDAAGT, translated from the coding sequence GTGACGACGACGAGCCCCGCCCCTCGCCCCACCGCCACCGCCGACACCGGGTCCACCCCGGCGCACCCGTGGCAGGTCCGCGCCTTCCGTGCGGTCGCGATCGCCGAGGCGTTCTCGTGGGCCGGGCTGCTGGTCGGCATGTACCTCAAGTGGGTCGCCGGGACCACCGAGCGCGGCGTGGAGATCTTCGGACCGATCCACGGCGCCCTCGTGATCGTCTACGTCGTGCTCGCCGTGCTCGTCGCCGTGCGCGTCCGCTGGTCGCTCTGGACGACCTTCCTCGCCCTCGCCGCGACGGTCCCGCCCTTCTGCACCGTCGTCTTCGACGTCTGGGCGCACCGCACCGGTCGCTACGCCGCCACGGCACGCAGGTCGGACGCCGCCGGCACCTGA
- a CDS encoding VOC family protein, whose product MDQSLHFVTVATRDLDAARSFYGALGWTAQLDVPGEIVFYRSAAGQLLGFFEESAFARDAGTPDATPATTGLTLSHNVRSRAAVVELVQAMVAAGGTVRKEPQEGEFGGVFHAHVADPNGLVWEVAHNPAWSVRTDGSVDLG is encoded by the coding sequence ATGGACCAGTCGTTGCACTTCGTCACGGTCGCGACGCGCGACCTGGACGCCGCGCGGAGCTTCTACGGCGCGCTCGGCTGGACCGCGCAGCTCGACGTGCCCGGCGAGATCGTCTTCTACCGCTCCGCGGCAGGCCAGCTCCTCGGCTTCTTCGAGGAGTCGGCCTTCGCGCGCGACGCCGGCACGCCGGACGCCACGCCGGCGACGACGGGCCTCACGCTGTCGCACAACGTGCGGTCCCGGGCCGCGGTCGTGGAGCTCGTGCAGGCGATGGTCGCCGCGGGCGGGACCGTCCGCAAGGAGCCGCAGGAGGGCGAGTTCGGCGGCGTCTTCCACGCCCACGTCGCCGACCCCAACGGCCTGGTGTGGGAGGTCGCGCACAACCCGGCCTGGTCCGTCCGCACGGACGGGTCCGTCGACCTCGGCTGA